From Canis lupus familiaris isolate Mischka breed German Shepherd chromosome 23, alternate assembly UU_Cfam_GSD_1.0, whole genome shotgun sequence:
tactgatcatgattacaattttcattttattatcttttctccCACTACTGGACTGAAAAATACTTGAGTGCCAGGACCCTGTAGTCACAGCTCTACCTCCCTATCTGGCACGTaactcaatattcacaaaataaatgaattttttaatctgtaaattgAGACAGTTGGACTAAACTGCCCATGTCTCTATTTTTATGATTCTGTGCTATGCATGAATTTACTTTGTATTATCTAAGTCCAGACAGTTGATTTTTCCCCTTCAGCTAGTCTTCTAAGCCTTTTATTGCTCATTAGTACTCTTCAAAATAGGACATTTTTGTCCTAATTCAACCTGAAGATAAAGCAGTACAAGTACCTGGAGTAGGATGAAGTTTTGACAGGAAATGATTCTCTTGCGAAGTGACACTGAATTTGCTGTTGAACCCAACTCCTGCTTCTTAAAGTTCTGGTTTTTACTTAAAACAGtaagttaaaaactaaaaaggTACTCAAAGacaaactttaaaacaatttctAAGTGGAAAATTTGATGTTCTAAATTATACAGATGCTACAACAGTGATAAAATTTTGTTGACGAACCTCCCAAGAACACAATCCAGTTCTACACGGCATTCCTTTGTGCCAACAAAACCCCAGGAACCTTAGTGAGAAGAGCCCTGGCCCTGCAGTTGAGGATACATACTTCTTTGATAGAAGTCAAAGCCCATTACAATACATCCTGTTACAGTGAAAATCTTTCCTTATTTTGGAAGCCCACTCAATTATTTTGAGTAACATTATATACAACCCAACAGATACAATGAAATCATGGACAACTCTTTGAAATGTTAAACGACAAAGAGTTATTGGATAATGTAGACAATCCCCCAATAGACATTATTACCATTCTGTGTTCAACACTGATGACATAAAAATTCAACTGGGAaagaactgtgattttttttcccttgaatggAACTTGGATAATGAGGGTAAATCCTAGGAAGAGAAGTATTTAATCCACTGTGCTTTTAATGTACTTCTTGCTACTTACTCCCAGTTATAAACTTTTTATCTGTGTCTCAAGGTACTTTTTAACTTAAGTACAATACTaggcattctttaaaataattttctattaactGTAAAAAGCACACTCAGATAAGAATTCTGTAAAATCATACCTTTTAGAAGGCATCAAATAATcagggaactttattttttaaaggataaatcaAATAAGACATTGCTTTCATTGACCCAAACATGCATAATCCATCCTTAATATAAAATGTTCTCAATTAGGAAATTACACGTGAAATACAAAGGGAATGCAacttttacatatgtaaaatgaTTGCTAGCTATGGAAATTTAACAGTCAAATTAATGAAGACattgtacaattaaaaaaaaaaaacagcccaaaACCCTAATTACTTAAAGCCAATTGTCTATAGTAAACCAGGGGAAATTCTAATATGGAATGGTTTGACTCAAAGCAAAAATAAGGCACCTGCTATAAATTTAGAAcaataactttcatttttaaagttacaatAAAATAGTATTAGTCAACCAAGACACTTGCTTCAAAGAGGGAAACAAGTACAGGGTTGATTTCCTGGGTGAGAAAGGCAGGTAACAATGCAGGTAAAAAACCTGCTGGCCCAAGGCTGGCTGACTCCTTCCCTATTCTTGAATAGTTAAGTTCCTAAACATCCTAAACTGCTCCTCTCCCTCATTCTTCCCCTATAGTTAGGGGTATCAGAAGCTCTCTCTGAGGTTCACACTGTGTAAGACTAGGTAGCAGATTTCCCTTCTGTTCCTCTTAAAACagcttattttaaaagagatatcCTGAGGCgattaacaaaacaaatgagcagctTTCTTTCCAATTCATTGATGCATAGACACCTCTCAGGtgcttttttaaattcaagttatgACCAAGTATTTAAATAgtcaaaacttaaaattttcaacaGTACCAGAAAACCCAAACCCTGCCTTCTCACCCTTACCATTAGTAAAATGAAACTTTGATCAATCTTAACCTACAAAATCATACAACAAAGGGAAGACTAGACTGATCCTTATCAGTGAATCCATTTAATTCCAGCTGGCACCTTCGTCTGACGTATCTAGTACCCTAACAAAATTTTAATCCTCAAtctagaaaattatttccaaactaAGTAGCTTTTTAGTTGATGTGCCTTTTTTGGTATTAAAAGTGCTATTAACGTGCTAAGATGTCTTATGGCACGTTGGGACTCATCAGTATGCCCTGATGAGACACCCATTTTTAGTAGTATTTTTCCCTAAAATGCTGTCTAGCATAGTAGACCCCTTTGATATATTAAAGTAATTCTGGTGAAATCAATGGTGACATAAACCTTCCCTGACTGTACTCCACCATGGTAGTTTTAGTGAAAATGAAGTGACTCATTAAGTTACAAAATGCTCAACCACATTGTTTTCTTATAGCATTTCAGGTTAGTATAATTAGTCATGCAAAATTGAAGGTAGTGTAacagaaataatattgttaaaatagttGTAGCTATAAGCATCTCCCTTTATATTAAGCAtttagaagctttttaaaaaatttaggtgCTAAAGATCATGGGAAGACTAGGTTAACTGTATAGTTGGTTCCATTTATAAGCACTTTATTACAGGACAGTTACAGGACCCTATATGGGAGTGTGCTTTCAATTCAAGATATAGTAATAAAGTGCCTAGCCATATAAAAACCAActccaaattttaaattaagctaATTGCATTTACACATTAGAGTTAACAAAACCTAGACCTTGTCTACATAGATTTACTCTAATTATCTATACTGGATACTGTTTTAATAACCAcatcaaaaaaaatttactctttaCTGACTGAATAAGTAGGGTCCACTACTATAGCTTAACAAtcaaattttattgctttattcatGTGGTGCTTTTGCAAGGCACTGTGGTATGGACTAGAAAACCTGGAATGACTCGTGAAGAAACCTTGGAATGACAAATGAAGGATGATATGAAAAGTCATTCTGAGGCAGGATGCTTTACTGAATTGTTTTTAACCAGGGTATCAAACATCAGGAATGAGTTCAAGTTAAAATTCACAGGAGAATGGAAACATCTTAAGGTCAGTCACTTCACATGCCCATCCTGATACTTTGAATAATCTGGAAAATTGCtgtaaagagaaagagcacatgttTTAGTAACCATGCTTTGAATAAAATAGGTCTGGCAACTGACAAATACTTATTAAGGCAGTTCACAAGAATCCAAGAGCACCTTTAGCATTACTTGCAAATGCTACATAACTTCattgaaataagaaatgaaaacaagcctactctctctaataaaacaAGCGAATGtctgtaagttattttttttaatttcagcctctCTTGAGTTTTATGTCTGAATGTCTAACAGATTTTGCAGTGCACATTTTAGAAAGAACTTAAAGCACTGAAGCAAACAGGTTTTTCCGGCACAAGAATTATTTTGGTTTATCCCCAAAATATTAAATGTCCTTCTAAGGCCTGGACTATGATATAACCATGTTTCCTCATTTTCACAAAGCTGAAATTCGATAAGCTTCAGGTTATATAAATTGCTTGGCTCTTGGCCATTTATCAAGAAAGCTTCAAACGAGTCAGTTTAGGAGGCAGGCAAACTGAAAGGTGAAAGAGGAACCTCAGTAACTTTAGAATGTCAgcgcggggatccctgggtggtacagcggtttggcgcctgcctttggcccagggcacgatcctggagacccgggattgaatcccatgtcgggctcccagtgcatggagcctgcttctccctctggctatgtctctgcctctctctctctctctctctctctgtgtgactatcataaataaattaaaaaaaaaaaaaaaaaaaaaagaatgtcagcgCGTAAAAGACAGAAACCGGTACTTCAGTATCGAAGACTTGCATATTAAGATAATAAacgaagaggaaaaaaaaaaagatcctctgTAATTTGCAGGGGCAGGAATCTATCACTTTAACAGCAGGCCGACTTGATAACTTATGGTTTCCTGCCATATGTCAAACGTTTCTTTAATCTAAAAAACACTGGTCTCACGTATTAAGAGTTGCCAAATCAGGTCTGTTTCCTTTATATGGAAATCAATTCTCTGCAAGAGCTTCACTTTCTAAAACGTACCCGACTCTGACAATAATAAAGACATGCGATCGCCGGACACGTTAAATGAAAAGTTCAACGTCCACGTTCATAAGCGTTTCTGCAAACGTTTCTATAATGAGGCTGCAAAAACATTCCGGATTCTCATCCCGtgaaggtttttcttttgtttctgagtCTAAATTTCTCCCAACGTGATCGTAAGTTACGGAGGACCTGACCTCCTCCTTTCGGATCTCCTGCGAGCACGACCCAGGGCGGTGAGAAGTTTCTGGAGCACCAACCACCCTCGGTGCAAACGTGGGACCAAGCGAGTCGGTTCGGACGAGAGAGGGACTTGCGGCGGGGCTCCCGGCAGGTGAGCTGGGAACTCCGCTGGGAGGCTTCACCGCTGACGGGCCACCACGTCATCCCAGACCCGACATCCAAACgccctacccgcccccccccccccaaaaaaaaaaaaaacaaaaaccacttacCAGaaccacaaacaacaaaaatgaagaggGCCAATAACCAGGGTCCTACGGACGCCTTCTCTTCGGGAGCGTTCCTCTGCAAAAATGGAAATTCccttttcaaatgcaaaaaaaaaaaaccaaaaaaaaaaaccccgctTCGACCCCCTCCCCCCGAAGCCCCGAGCTCCCGCAcccaccttcccccccccccccccccccccccccccccccccggcgtcCCGCTCCGGGCTGCGGACACCCCCACGCGGCCCTGCGACCCGGGCCCGACCCCGTTCCTCACCGAGGTCTTGGCGACGTTGCCGCGCTGGGTGATGTTCTTGCTGTGCTTCTCGTTGGCCATGCGGATTCGCTGCTTGGCGACCATGTTCGCGGCGCCGCCACCTGCCCCAGCCGCCGTCGGgctcgcccgcccgccgcccgcctgcccgcctgccctcGGGCCGCCGGAGCGAGGAGGCTCTCAGGCCGGGGCGCTGGCTCCGACCGCCGGGCCTGGGCCGAGCCGAGCGCGGGAGGCCTGGCGACGCCGGACCGGGCGGCCGAGACGCGGGCGCGCGGGGGCCACAGACCGCAGGCCGCCGGGAGCGTGGAGCCCGCGACGACGGAAACGCAACAACCGGCCAGCGCTGTCCGCAGCCTCGAACTACTTCGGGTTCGGCTGCCAACGTCAGCACTGCACGGGCTCCGCCCCGCGGAAGTGCGGGCTCCGCCTGCCGCGGCCGAAGGCggacgccccgccccgcgccccgcgccccgcgccccccgccccgcgccccgccccgccccgcccggcgctCTTTAAAGCGCGGCCCCGGAGCTGCGCGTGCGCCTTCGGGCGCCTTGGccttcctctctccacccccGGAAGTGAATCGGCCTCGAAGCCTCGTGATACCGGAAGCAGCTCCGCGCGGTTTCCACGCCCGGGGAGACGTGTAGGGGCCGGGTTTGGCCCTCGTGAACTCTGACCCAAGCGCACGGGTTTCTCTTTCCGGGACAAGATGGCGCCGTCCACGCCGCTCCTGACAGGTGAGTCCTGGCCGAGTAAGGGACTGTTCTTCAGAGCGGTTTCTTTTTGGGTTGATCGCTGTGGGGGAGAACCCGAGAAGCGCCGGTGTCCGATCCGCCTTTCCTTGCGGGCTGTGGAAGCGCTTAGGAGGGCCTTTTGGGTTTCTTGGTGCAGCGTGGCAATCGGAAGTGAGGCCCCCCGCCTCCGGCCTCCAgcatcccccgccccctccccttcgCCTCCGCGTCCTTCCTCTCTGTCGCGTCAAGCTCCCCTGGAATTGAGGGAGGGGGACAAGATCAGAAGGTGCTAGTCGGCCTTGTtgccccgcggccgccgcgctgGTTTCACACGGACCCTTACCTGGTGACGGACCCAGGTGACAGGGAGACGTCGTGGTCTCTCATAAGGAAGACACATCAGCAAACGACTAAGCGCCGGAGCGAGCGACACGCACTAAATACACCTGAGTGATGCCGAATTCTGTGCTCCTCGCTGTAGTGAGACTTGCAGGACCGAATAGACAGAGCAGAGCGGCGGGAGTGTGGGTTCAAAGGGACGGAAGTGTGGTCTGGGCTTGTGGCAGTGGCCGTGATAGGAACGGCCTAGCAGGGGATCCCGGGGGGCGCCCAggggctgagcgcctgccttcggcccagggcgtgacccggggtcccgggatcgagtcccgcgtcgggctccccgcacggagcctgcttctccctctgcctgggtctctgcctctctctctgagtctctcatgaataagtaaagaaaatcttataaataaataaataaataaataaataaataaataaataaataaataaataaatctgtgtctttcatgaataagtaaagaaaatcaaacaaacaaacaaacaaataaatagaaagaaagagaaagaagcgTCTGAGGTTGACATGGTCATGAGCATTTTCGAATTTGAACATGAGAATATTCCTGACACTTTGAAGGCGGAGGCAGAGTTTATAATTCTGGAAAAGATGATTAAACTTGAGTTTTGGACTGTGTCCGGGGACACTGGACTAGGGTAAGGGCTGGGATTCTCGTATGAGTATCAAGTAAAGAAGGGGGAGGTCGGGAGAGAAAAGGGTAGAGGCTTTTTAAAAGGCATGGATAGCTTACATAGAAGGGAAAAAGTTATAAACAGAaaggtctacttttttttttttttaagattttatgtatttattcgtgagagatgcactgagagggaggcagggacatggaggcagagggagaagcaggctccacgcagggagcccgacgcgggactcgatcccgggactccggggtcacgccctgggccgagacCTGCATCGagacctgatgcaggactcgaacccagcccccctcccccccccctgcCTCCGGTCACtacaggagccaaaggcagaagctcaaccactgagccacccaggttcccggAAGGTTGTCTCCTTTTGAAGATGGTGGTCATGTCCCCCTGAGACTTGAATCCTAAAAAGCTGTGGCACTTTTTGGCATCCTCcgttttaagactttttttttttttttttaatttttatttatttatgatagtcacacagagagagagagaggcagagacacaggcagagggagaagcaggctccatgcaccgggagcccgacgtgggattcgatcctggggctccaggatcgcgccctgggccaaaccgctgcgccacccagggatccccgttttaAGACTTTTGTTGTTAAGCACCACATCCGCTCCTATCAGTCTTGACTATCCGCAATTCCTTCATCAAATATCTATCAAATACTGACTATAACTTGTTAGATGACATGTCGGGCGATGTTGTTAAAAGGCTTAATTACATGCTTAAGTGAAATCCCCCGCCCCTTCATAAAGATCACTAGTATGCTATTCACAGTTTTGGAATTCTAAATGCTTATTGaagtctaataaaaaaaatagtacattaaaaaaaatatctggtagattttcctctcctttaaaaATCCTTACAGGGTCTTCTCCATGCTTACAGGGTGAATTCCATCCTGTCTAGCATAGCGTGTGGAACCCTTCATAATCCTTGAAAAGCTCTTTGcatttcctcccccccccccccccaattcgtACTCCATCAATATCCTACTGCTTATAAAACCCTCAAAAAATCTACATCTTCAGTCTAGGACTATGCTGTTCCTCTTGATTTGGCCtacttcttttcatcttttaaaattcatttcaggggcccctgggtggctcagttggttaagtgtctgccttcagctcaagtcacaatcctgggagtcctggggtggagccccccTCATGATGcaccatgctcagcggggagtctgcttctccctctccctctgctcctgcttgtgggctctctcactcactttcaaataaataaatagataataaaagtaagtgaataaaattcatttcaaaaataattgctttttgaAGCCTTTCTCCACTTTCCTCGTATGATCTGTTAATCCCAGGCtgtttttgtacatatatatatgtgtgtgtatatatatatgtgtacatacatacttaaattttttttttttttttcacttttcgcTTAGGTTAATTACCTGGTTGCTTAGAGGCTTTTCTGCCTTGCTAGACTGTGAACTCCTTGGTGGGGGCAGAGTGTTACTCATCCCTGTCTTCTCAGTACCAAGTACAGTGCATGGTAAACAACAGACATCCTCAGTGTTTGATGGAAGAGCAAATTCATAAAGGATGACCACTTCGTTTATAGTCAGATTTACAAAGAATGACACTTTTCTTAACGATGCTTAAAATCAGACACTTTGTAAGAACTTGAAGGTTAGCTAGTCAGTCTATCCCTTAGATTCTCATATTCATAGAGGCCCAGAGATACATTGTAAATTGGCAGAATCAGGATTATACTCAGCCATGCAACTCCATggtccatttttcttttacttgaacACACTGATTAATTCTTTAAACACTGTTAGTATAGATATTTCAGTGAATAATAGATTCttttatatgatctcattcatgtggggaatataaaaattagtgaaagggaataaagggaaaggagagaaaatgagtgaaaatatcagtgagggtgacaaaacatgagagaaccctaactctgggaaatgaacaaggggtagtggaaggggaggtggccggggggggggtttggggtgactgggtgatgggcactgaggggggcacttggtgggatgagcactgggtgttatgctgtatgttggcaaattgaactccaataaaaaaatttttttaaataatagattctTTTACTTTCAGAATCGTTTTTTAAACTTAGACTTGTGGGATTTTTGGAGTTTGGAATAATTTGGACATTGTCCAGTAAATTCTGTTATCACAATTTTTATTGGAAATGACAAGGCCAGAGAGAGCATACCTGGGTGGCTAATtccattgagcatctgattctcaacttcagctcaggtcatggtctcccaagttgtgagatccagctctAGCTCTTGGCATTTGGGGCTCCACGCTTTGTGGGAGGTCTGCTTggcattctttccctctccctctgcccttcctcctgcttgtatatgttcgttctctctctctctctctctctctctctcaaaacaatcaatttttaaaacaaaattcattctCAGGCTGACATTCTCCAGGTTTACCTGGAACTCAACCAGCTCGGCCACCTAAAGGGAAGCACATTTTTTGCCAGTCTCAGTGCATGCTGGCTGTCTTTGGCTTGGCTTGGCTAgatctttctcatttttgaatCAACTTTTATTTGAATCACCAGAACCAAATTCTGTTCTCACCTTAGGATAGTTTCCCCTGAAAATTAGAATCTTCCAGATTCTGATGGCTTTATATGAAACCCATATATCTGATCAGCTTGCCTGGTTGAGGACACTGagataatttattcaaaatagaGTCATTGTCCTACATTGATAGGTACTGCAGTGGATGTAAGGGTTGGAAAGTTTTCCATTATAGTGATCCTTATGTCCCAGGCATAGGACCCTTGTTTATTGGAGCCTAATAGTTTTCTCATTAACTCAGGCCTAGAGCAATAAATGGTATACAGTAACCAGAAAGGctgctaatatttaaaaagattatttaagtgcaatatttaatatgattgtttttaaacagtttttctGTGTGAAACTCTGGTATTTATCACTTTATTGATAAGAACTGTTCGCGTTTTGGGTTTCTCTCCCTAATAAAACATGTTTCCAGATGGCCTTTGATTAAAGgggaaaatcattaaaaacaaggGATCACATTAACTCTCAGTACACTGTATTAAACTATCTCTGTATTCTTTTCAATGTTTCTCAGATTTGGTCACTTCTAATTAAAATGAATTCCTCATTAGAAAGCCACATGtggaaaaattgtttttgttattgaaaaGAACTTttggatccctatttatttttgctttgttaacTTGTAATACAGTTTATGTTCTGTTATGAATCCGATTTTGTGTGTCTTCTAATAAACTTTGTATATCTATTTATTCTTGTATAAGTTACTCAAACTGATTATATCCAGTAAAGTATCTTGGTGTTTCCAAAATGTCTTACAGCACTTTTTCATAGTCATGCTTCTGTGTAAGGAGGTGTGAAATAAAGTATTTGTTGTAAGTAGTGGTTTATATGTATGAACAAGATGTAGTGATTCAATATGATTTTTATGATGAATTCAATTGATAATTAGTCCCCTTAAAATAGACATATCTGTTATGAAGAATATCACCAACAGTATCACTGGTTTTAAAGTAGCTCTGATTAGTACTTTCATTTCAGGATTTGTTTTTACCTTAGTACAAAAATCTTggtctattcatttttttattttgatgtaacaTTTTTGTTTGGTATTCCCAAGCAAATCCATTCTTGAGAAATgctgaaaaactttttttcaaactttGGTTTAATTTTTGCTGTATTATAAACAAAGCATTATAAAAAACGatggtcttttttaaaagccttatatttttatatgagttAAGATTTACAAAAGTCTTACCAAGTGCCTTCACCTAGCCTTCTCTTTGGTGCTTGTACAGTAGTATTTACTAAACTATAATCCTTATTTGGATTTCACaagtttttgtttaagattttatttatttattcatgagagagacagagagagaggcagagacacaggcagagggagaagcaagctccatgcagggaacactatgtgggactggatcctgggtctccaggatcacgccttgggctgaaggcagcgccaaaccactgagccacccaggctgcccaagatttcaccaatttgtgtgtatatatggtgCTAAGAAATTTTATCACATATGTGATTCATATAACCACCACTATCAGAATATTGAACTGCTCCATCATCAAAAAGATGCCgtcctggggtgtctgggtggctcctcTAGTTAAGTATGGTATCAAGTGCaatgtcaggctctgccctgggtgtggagctgcttaagattctctctctgcacctTCCACCCCACCTCTGCTGGTGcatacatgttctctctctctctctctctctctctctctctctctctcaaaagaaggAGGaggcgcctgggtagttcagctggttaagcatctgccttctagggtcccagaatcgagccccacatcaagctccccactcagcggggagtctgcttctccctctgccccttcccctcctctctttgttcttgaataaataagatcttagaaagaaagaagatgctaCACTTATATTGTGAGACCCTCCTTCCAACCAAAACCATGGACAGTCAGTGATCTGTCTttgataattttgtcatttcaagagtgttatataaatggaatcagaaaatataaCTTTTGGATTTTTGTGTTAAAACTAGTCTTTATTTAGAATGTGAACATGTGCATGTTGAAAAGCAGTTGATCAGTTTGACTCAAGATTTTGTTTCTCCAGAAACCTACTAAAACCAGGAAGTAAAAACCACATGAGACTGATGCTACTTGAGCAGGAAAGAGTGACACTTttcacactgatttttttctgtcaagTGTTGTGTTTCAAAATTTTGAGTTAATAATCTGTATGAAAAAGTGTGAGTTAAGTAGTTTTTGTTCCTCACTCCTgttcttagtccattcaggctccagtaacaaaaatatcatagagtgggtggcttaaacaacatttatttcccatacttctggagtctgggaagttcAAGGTCAAGATACTAGCAGTTTTGGTGTCTGGTAGGAGCCTACTCCTGATTCAAAGACAGCCATTGTCTGCTGGGTCGTCATAGGGCAGAGGGGCAAGGGAGCTTCCTGGAATCTCTTTCATAAGGGTGCtgtaatcccatttatgagggctcTGCTGTCCTGATCTAATTACTCCCCAAAGGCCaacttccaaataccatcacagtAGAGATTAAGTTTCAACATACGGAGGAGGTGGGTGGTAAACATTTGGTTTACAGTAGATCCTTTGAAGTTTTCTACCTGTCTTAGTTTTGTATGTAGGTATGAcgtagaaattttagaaaaggaaaaccttGTACTGGTTGTCCTGAATACTCTGAAAGTTCCCACGGCTGCGGTCAGAAGGCTACTACCTTCATGCTTTCTGCGGTATAGCTGTCCCTTTAGGTCAaatgacccttgaacaacattggtttgaactgtgcaggtccacttacgcattttttaaaaataaatacaataccatgttttccttatgattttcttagtaacactTGGTTTTCTATAGCTTATTTACTTTGTTGCAAGACtacagtgtataatacatatacaaagtaCATGTTAATTGAccatttatgttatcagtaagactGTGGGCTAGCAGTAGTAAGTATTTGGGGGAGTCAGGTAATTCACAAGTTTTCATTTGCACAGGATTCAGCACCCACCCCTAACCCTGcgttgttcaagggttaactgtataATGTACAAAAGCTTTGAATTTTACCCCAGGTAAACATTGTCGTTGATGATAACAGCAAAATCAACAAATAGAGAGGACCAAGGTCACTAGTTACAAGTTCATGAGAATGCAAGAAGCTGACACTTTtgcgttttctttttttccagtcacTTCAGGCATATGTTCTCAGGGCCATCAGTTAAGGCCATAGAACATGATTTGATTGCATCATCATAGGGCACATTTTCTAATTATGCCACAGCTTCACTGGAGCTTCACTGATGATACGCTGTTTTATTTCCTAGGTCTGTATGTAAATTCTGTAAGAGAGCCCTAATATGTTAAATTACCAGAGCAGCTTGTGAGAGGTGCCTCACCAGGCTGAcacaattttatgtaattttatgtaataaagTCTAATATGTTAACTCCCTAGTTTGgtaaattcactttttattaatccttcaaataaatgtttgttaaaactGTTATTCTAGTATTAAGGAAAGaatgctatattttcttctaaatcctAATGTGTGATACATGATACCACAGCAAACGATTTGGtgatgagaaataagaaatagcaCTGTTTTGCCTGTGTAGTA
This genomic window contains:
- the SERP1 gene encoding stress-associated endoplasmic reticulum protein 1, which codes for MVAKQRIRMANEKHSKNITQRGNVAKTSRNAPEEKASVGPWLLALFIFVVCGSAIFQIIQSIRMGM